One Lysinibacillus sp. OF-1 DNA segment encodes these proteins:
- a CDS encoding dihydroorotate dehydrogenase electron transfer subunit, which produces MIRQEKMTVVSQKQIATNIFELTLHGELVQEMTPGQFVHVKVSDSLEPLLRRPISIANIDKENNEFTMIYRAEGRGTKVLATNREGQQVNVLGPIGNGFPVDAVQEGGTALLVGGGIGVPPLHELSKQLNARGVKTIHVLGFQTEDVCFYEDEFSALGETHYVTVDGSKGTKGFVTTVLESSAPKFDVFYSCGPLPMLKALEGFYPEKVGYLSFEERMGCGIGACFACVCKTTDEVEKDYVKVCSDGPVFLKGTVAL; this is translated from the coding sequence ATGATACGTCAAGAGAAAATGACGGTCGTCTCTCAAAAGCAAATTGCGACAAACATTTTCGAACTGACACTTCATGGTGAACTGGTTCAGGAGATGACTCCTGGCCAGTTTGTCCATGTAAAGGTGTCAGATTCATTGGAGCCGCTTTTACGTCGACCAATTAGTATTGCAAATATTGATAAAGAAAACAATGAGTTTACTATGATTTATCGTGCTGAAGGACGTGGTACGAAAGTGCTGGCGACGAATCGAGAAGGTCAACAAGTCAACGTGCTTGGTCCAATAGGTAATGGTTTCCCAGTAGATGCGGTACAAGAGGGAGGCACTGCACTATTAGTTGGCGGTGGAATTGGTGTACCACCTTTACATGAATTATCCAAACAATTGAATGCTCGTGGTGTGAAAACCATCCATGTCCTAGGCTTCCAAACAGAGGATGTCTGCTTTTATGAGGATGAATTTAGTGCACTTGGTGAAACACATTATGTGACTGTGGATGGCTCGAAAGGTACAAAAGGCTTTGTAACAACTGTATTAGAGTCAAGTGCCCCAAAGTTTGATGTATTTTATTCCTGTGGGCCATTACCGATGTTAAAAGCATTAGAGGGCTTTTATCCTGAAAAAGTGGGTTATTTATCATTTGAAGAACGTATGGGCTGTGGTATTGGAGCTTGCTTTGCATGTGTATGTAAAACAACTGATGAAGTTGAAAAAGACTATGTTAAAGTATGCTCTGATGGTCCAGTTTTCCTGAAAGGAACGGTGGCACTATGA
- a CDS encoding dihydroorotate dehydrogenase encodes MSRLTIQIPGLALKNPIMPASGCFGFGREYAQLYDLSKLGAIMIKATTVETRAGNPTPRVAETAAGMLNAIGLQNPGIEKVMNEELTFLESYDVPIIANVAGTETADYVEVARRISAASNVKALELNISCPNVKCGGIQFGTDPATARQLVEAVKAVSEVPVYVKLSPNVTNIVDIALAVEAGGADGITMINTLVGMRLDERTGKPVIANGTGGLSGPAVKPVAIRMVYEVYKAVNIPIIGMGGVTEAQDVIDFMSAGASAVAVGTANFVDHFVCPNIIEELPAKLDALGVEHITEIIGRSHR; translated from the coding sequence ATGAGTCGTTTAACCATTCAAATACCAGGCTTAGCGTTAAAAAATCCAATTATGCCAGCTTCGGGTTGCTTTGGCTTTGGCCGTGAATATGCACAGCTTTATGATTTGTCAAAACTAGGTGCTATCATGATTAAGGCAACAACGGTCGAAACACGTGCCGGTAACCCAACGCCACGTGTTGCTGAAACAGCGGCGGGGATGTTAAATGCAATTGGTTTACAAAATCCAGGCATTGAAAAAGTGATGAATGAAGAATTGACATTTTTAGAGAGCTATGATGTGCCAATTATCGCTAATGTTGCTGGTACTGAAACGGCAGATTATGTGGAAGTAGCGCGTCGTATTTCAGCAGCATCAAATGTCAAAGCATTGGAACTGAATATTTCTTGCCCTAACGTGAAGTGTGGTGGCATCCAGTTTGGGACAGACCCAGCAACAGCACGTCAGCTTGTTGAGGCTGTCAAGGCTGTGTCTGAAGTGCCAGTCTATGTGAAGCTATCACCAAACGTGACAAATATTGTGGATATTGCTTTAGCTGTTGAAGCAGGTGGAGCAGATGGTATTACGATGATAAATACATTGGTAGGTATGCGTTTAGATGAGCGTACAGGAAAGCCTGTCATTGCTAATGGAACAGGTGGACTATCAGGTCCTGCTGTTAAACCTGTAGCAATCCGAATGGTTTATGAGGTGTACAAAGCTGTCAATATTCCGATAATTGGTATGGGTGGTGTAACAGAAGCACAGGATGTCATTGATTTTATGTCTGCAGGTGCTTCAGCTGTAGCAGTAGGAACAGCAAACTTTGTTGACCACTTTGTCTGTCCAAACATCATTGAAGAATTACCAGCAAAGCTTGATGCATTAGGTGTAGAACATATAACAGAGATTATCGGAAGGAGCCATCGCTGA
- the pyrF gene encoding orotidine-5'-phosphate decarboxylase: protein MNTKPILALDFPGEKEVFDFLKQFNEPLFVKIGMELYMQEGPDIVRKVKDLGHDIFLDLKLHDIPNTVGSAMKGLAKLGVDLVNVHAAGGRPMMEAALEGLEAGTPAGKERPALIAVTQLTSTTEEQMQAEQQIALSLQESVLHYASLTKQAGLQGVVCSVHEAKAIAEVCGDDFLRVTPGIRLAGGAAHDQKRIATPDGAKRDGSSLIVVGRAVTGAQDPVAAYKIVSELWEA, encoded by the coding sequence ATGAATACGAAACCAATATTAGCACTAGATTTTCCAGGAGAAAAAGAAGTGTTTGATTTTCTAAAACAGTTCAATGAGCCTCTTTTCGTGAAAATTGGTATGGAATTATATATGCAAGAAGGGCCTGACATTGTTCGAAAAGTAAAGGATTTAGGTCATGATATTTTCCTTGATTTAAAATTACATGATATCCCGAATACAGTAGGCTCGGCGATGAAGGGTCTAGCAAAACTAGGGGTAGATTTAGTCAATGTGCATGCTGCTGGGGGACGTCCTATGATGGAGGCAGCACTAGAAGGACTTGAAGCGGGTACACCTGCTGGCAAAGAACGTCCAGCATTAATAGCCGTTACACAATTAACATCAACAACAGAAGAACAAATGCAAGCAGAACAACAAATTGCTCTATCTTTACAAGAGTCTGTCTTACATTATGCAAGTCTTACAAAACAAGCAGGTTTACAAGGTGTAGTTTGCTCTGTACATGAGGCGAAGGCAATTGCAGAAGTGTGTGGAGATGATTTTCTACGTGTAACACCTGGAATTCGTCTAGCAGGCGGTGCTGCACACGATCAAAAGCGTATTGCCACACCAGATGGCGCAAAGCGTGACGGTTCATCACTCATCGTTGTTGGGCGTGCCGTAACTGGTGCACAGGATCCAGTAGCTGCATATAAAATCGTAAGTGAATTATGGGAGGCATAA
- a CDS encoding MBL fold metallo-hydrolase, with product MAKINDEWFTVEEINNETYAISEYGHWEKVHSFLLLGEKRAVLIDTGLGIDNIQRISKQLTSLPISVMTTHVHWDHIGSHGAFDDIYVHKDEVDWLINGIPKLSIEQIRKDIGRNITLPTPKTFNPSNYKPFQGQPSGFLEDGDVIDMGNRKLSILHTPGHSPGHIAILDHKYGYLFTGDLLYDQAPIYAFFPTTSPEDLVQSLEKIANLPSLTKIFGSHHTLGLDPSILLEVKRAIMTLRENNLVRFGTGIHRFNGFSIQF from the coding sequence ATGGCAAAAATTAATGATGAATGGTTTACAGTAGAAGAAATCAATAATGAAACATATGCTATAAGTGAATATGGTCATTGGGAAAAAGTACATTCCTTTTTATTGCTTGGAGAAAAACGGGCTGTTCTCATTGATACAGGTCTTGGCATTGATAATATTCAAAGGATTAGTAAACAATTAACCTCTTTGCCCATTTCTGTGATGACAACACATGTCCACTGGGATCATATTGGTAGCCATGGAGCATTTGATGATATTTATGTTCATAAGGATGAAGTTGATTGGTTAATCAATGGTATCCCTAAATTATCTATCGAACAGATTAGAAAGGATATTGGACGTAATATTACATTACCTACACCTAAAACGTTTAATCCATCGAATTACAAGCCTTTTCAGGGACAGCCTTCTGGATTTTTAGAAGATGGGGATGTTATAGATATGGGGAACCGAAAATTATCAATTCTCCACACACCCGGGCATTCGCCTGGCCATATTGCTATTTTGGATCATAAATATGGTTATTTGTTTACAGGGGACTTACTCTATGATCAAGCACCTATTTATGCATTTTTTCCAACTACTTCCCCCGAGGATTTAGTTCAATCTTTAGAAAAAATAGCTAACTTACCTTCGCTTACGAAAATTTTTGGTTCACATCACACATTAGGTCTTGATCCTTCTATTTTATTGGAGGTGAAACGGGCAATTATGACACTTCGTGAGAATAATCTAGTACGTTTTGGGACAGGTATTCATCGTTTTAATGGTTTTAGTATTCAATTTTAA
- the pyrE gene encoding orotate phosphoribosyltransferase, translating to MTLQNEIAHAMLKVGAVELNPTELFTWASGIKSPIYCDTRLTISDPVIRKQLANGLAAVIKENFGATEIVAGTATAGIPHAAWVSDILELPMVYVRSKAKEHGRGNQIEGKYAAGQKVVVVEDIVSTGGSSITAVEALRAAGCEVLGVVCVYTYNLPRAEQAFDEAGIQYVSLTNFDYLIEAANESGAIKEEDIPFLKEWHAKLKAGEL from the coding sequence ATGACATTACAAAATGAAATTGCACACGCTATGTTAAAAGTGGGTGCTGTAGAATTAAATCCAACTGAATTATTTACATGGGCGTCTGGTATTAAATCTCCTATTTACTGTGATACTCGTTTAACAATCTCAGACCCAGTTATTCGTAAACAATTAGCAAATGGCTTAGCAGCTGTTATCAAAGAGAATTTTGGTGCAACAGAAATCGTAGCAGGAACAGCTACAGCGGGTATCCCACACGCAGCATGGGTAAGTGATATTTTAGAATTACCGATGGTTTATGTACGGTCAAAAGCAAAAGAACATGGTCGTGGTAATCAAATCGAAGGAAAATACGCAGCAGGTCAAAAAGTAGTTGTTGTGGAGGATATCGTTTCCACAGGCGGTTCTTCGATTACAGCAGTAGAAGCATTGCGTGCAGCTGGCTGTGAAGTATTAGGCGTAGTTTGTGTCTACACCTATAATCTTCCACGCGCTGAGCAAGCATTTGATGAGGCTGGCATTCAGTATGTATCGTTAACAAACTTCGATTATTTAATTGAAGCAGCAAACGAATCAGGTGCTATTAAAGAAGAAGATATTCCATTTTTAAAAGAGTGGCATGCGAAATTAAAGGCTGGAGAGTTATAA
- a CDS encoding ABC transporter ATP-binding protein: MNTAKDLLTITNLSTSFRIKDTYHAAVDDVSLSLKKNEVLAIVGESGCGKSTLATTIVGLHNEVNTKVSGDIFYNNQNLAQLNDQQFNNLRGNDIGFIFQDPLSALNPLMRINEQIEEGLIYHTKLSKQQRSERVLELLNQVGIANPKRVARQFPHQLSGGMRQRVMIAIALSCKPAILIADEPTTALDVTIQAQILDLLKTLQTETETGIILITHDLGVVAEMADRVVVMYAGEVVEEAPVRELFNNPRHPYTRSLLNSIPQTHSENERLEVIQGMVPSLINLPREGCRFSGRIPWIDASSHETKPQLHEIAPGHFVRCTCWKHFHFEGEEGGGAI; the protein is encoded by the coding sequence TTGAATACAGCAAAAGACTTATTAACAATTACAAATTTGTCTACAAGTTTTCGCATTAAAGATACATACCACGCTGCTGTAGATGATGTCTCACTTTCCCTTAAAAAAAATGAGGTATTAGCAATAGTTGGAGAATCTGGTTGTGGTAAAAGTACATTAGCGACTACTATTGTAGGCTTGCACAATGAAGTAAATACAAAGGTTTCTGGTGATATTTTTTATAATAATCAAAATTTAGCTCAATTGAATGACCAACAATTTAATAACTTACGTGGTAATGACATAGGATTTATCTTTCAGGACCCACTTTCAGCACTTAACCCTTTAATGAGAATTAACGAACAAATAGAAGAAGGGTTAATTTATCATACTAAGCTTTCAAAACAACAGCGAAGTGAAAGAGTATTAGAACTACTAAATCAAGTTGGGATTGCGAATCCAAAACGTGTCGCTAGACAATTTCCGCACCAGTTATCTGGTGGTATGCGTCAGCGTGTTATGATTGCAATTGCCTTATCATGTAAGCCTGCTATATTAATTGCTGATGAACCGACAACTGCTTTAGATGTGACAATTCAGGCCCAAATTTTGGACCTATTAAAAACATTACAGACTGAAACGGAGACAGGTATTATTCTCATTACGCATGATTTGGGTGTTGTAGCGGAGATGGCTGATCGAGTTGTAGTTATGTATGCAGGGGAAGTAGTGGAAGAGGCTCCAGTTCGGGAGTTATTCAATAATCCAAGACATCCATACACTCGCTCGCTACTAAATTCAATTCCACAAACACATAGCGAAAATGAAAGACTCGAGGTCATTCAAGGGATGGTACCATCTCTAATAAATTTACCTCGAGAAGGTTGTCGTTTTTCAGGAAGAATTCCGTGGATTGATGCATCTTCACACGAAACAAAACCTCAATTACATGAAATTGCGCCAGGACATTTTGTGAGATGTACCTGCTGGAAACACTTTCATTTTGAAGGTGAAGAAGGGGGCGGGGCTATATGA